One Methanofollis sp. DNA window includes the following coding sequences:
- a CDS encoding flavodoxin family protein, translated as MHGAWILRSAEIVVDEMPGTLVLKGEDLSAAYPGMVRYTLEFRKEDTVLYTYRTNTYEYPPANPQTAESVALTAFYRLRRELPERPDTFVLHPPEPAVRPLPPRTRAAVIIQGSPRLYGNSAILAGWAADACRDAGLRCETLYPAEMRIEPCTGCFRCYNAGRCVIQDDMPAIDRALAEAGLVIVCTPVYTETVPAALKAVIDRCQAYRAGRVLAGGEAGRQSGILCAVAGRKGAENFVCVSRVAGSFFRFIGAEMLGEVCVDGADAVSDIRATAGREADVRAELRALIDRAAD; from the coding sequence ATGCACGGCGCATGGATCCTCCGTTCGGCCGAGATCGTCGTGGATGAGATGCCGGGTACGCTTGTCCTGAAAGGAGAGGACCTCTCGGCGGCATACCCCGGTATGGTCAGGTACACCCTTGAGTTCAGGAAGGAGGACACCGTCCTCTATACCTACCGCACCAATACCTACGAGTACCCGCCGGCCAACCCACAGACAGCGGAGAGTGTGGCGCTCACGGCCTTCTACCGCCTGCGGCGGGAACTGCCCGAGCGCCCGGATACCTTCGTCCTCCACCCGCCCGAACCCGCGGTCAGGCCTCTCCCGCCCCGTACGCGCGCGGCGGTGATCATCCAGGGAAGCCCGCGGCTGTACGGGAACTCGGCCATCCTCGCCGGGTGGGCGGCCGACGCCTGCCGGGACGCGGGGCTGCGGTGTGAAACTCTCTATCCCGCGGAGATGCGCATCGAACCGTGCACGGGCTGTTTTCGGTGTTATAATGCCGGCAGGTGCGTAATCCAGGACGATATGCCCGCGATAGACCGCGCCCTCGCAGAGGCGGGACTGGTCATCGTCTGCACGCCGGTGTACACCGAGACGGTGCCGGCCGCGCTGAAGGCGGTGATCGACCGGTGTCAGGCGTACCGCGCCGGGCGCGTGCTGGCCGGCGGGGAGGCCGGCCGGCAGTCTGGCATTCTGTGTGCCGTCGCCGGCCGGAAGGGCGCGGAGAACTTCGTCTGCGTCAGCCGGGTGGCAGGATCTTTTTTCCGGTTCATCGGTGCTGAGATGCTCGGGGAGGTGTGTGTCGACGGGGCCGACGCGGTGAGCGATATCAGGGCGACGGCCGGGAGAGAGGCGGACGTGCGCGCGGAGTTGCGGGCCCTGATAGACCGGGCGGCGGACTGA
- the carA gene encoding glutamine-hydrolyzing carbamoyl-phosphate synthase small subunit: protein MKAVLGLEDGEYVVGEGFGVEGSCSGELVFTTQMTGYMEAMTDPSYQGQILMFTFPLIGNYGVDHQNFQSPTVHSLGCVTREVCTHPTVKTSIIDFFEENGLYGITGVDTRRLTIKTRQHGTMRAAVIVGNDDGEKAVKMARSAPDIAEQDLFPQVSCKEPFHIPGPGKRIAVIDLGIKKNIAVSLQKRGADLYVYPYNATPAEIDRCDPEAIFITNGPGDPKQAKDAIAAVKHYLGELPVFGICMGNQVTALALGAETYKMKFGHRGSNQPVRHIGGSIYITTQNHGFAVDGDTLPEGCRVAYENVNDGTLEGFCNDDLDVLCVQFHPEAHGGPHDTERPIFDLMYRRIA, encoded by the coding sequence ATGAAGGCGGTTCTGGGTCTAGAAGACGGCGAATATGTTGTAGGAGAGGGATTTGGTGTAGAGGGGTCCTGTTCCGGGGAATTGGTCTTTACCACCCAGATGACCGGGTATATGGAGGCAATGACCGACCCGAGTTATCAGGGACAGATCCTCATGTTCACCTTCCCGCTCATCGGGAATTATGGTGTAGACCACCAAAATTTCCAGAGTCCGACCGTGCATTCTCTCGGGTGCGTCACCCGGGAAGTCTGCACGCATCCAACGGTAAAAACATCAATCATCGACTTTTTTGAAGAAAACGGCTTGTATGGGATCACCGGCGTCGACACCCGGCGGCTCACCATCAAGACACGGCAGCACGGCACCATGCGCGCGGCCGTCATCGTCGGGAACGACGACGGGGAAAAAGCGGTGAAGATGGCCCGTTCGGCCCCGGACATCGCGGAGCAGGACCTCTTCCCCCAGGTATCCTGCAAGGAACCCTTCCACATCCCGGGTCCCGGGAAGAGGATCGCGGTCATCGACCTCGGGATCAAGAAGAACATCGCGGTCAGCCTGCAGAAACGCGGCGCCGACCTCTATGTCTACCCGTACAATGCCACACCGGCCGAGATCGACAGGTGCGACCCCGAGGCAATCTTCATCACCAACGGCCCCGGCGACCCGAAGCAGGCGAAAGACGCCATCGCCGCAGTGAAACACTACCTCGGCGAACTTCCGGTCTTCGGGATCTGCATGGGCAACCAGGTCACGGCCCTTGCCCTCGGCGCGGAGACCTACAAGATGAAGTTCGGCCACCGCGGCTCCAACCAGCCGGTCAGGCACATCGGCGGTTCCATCTACATCACCACACAAAACCACGGCTTTGCCGTGGACGGCGACACCCTCCCTGAAGGCTGCAGGGTCGCCTACGAGAACGTGAACGACGGCACCCTCGAGGGCTTCTGCAACGACGACCTCGACGTGCTCTGTGTCCAGTTCCACCCCGAGGCCCATGGCGGCCCACACGATACCGAACGTCCCATCTTTGACCTGATGTACAGGAGGATTGCCTGA
- a CDS encoding carbonic anhydrase: protein MIDRFLEGNKTFIEGEFTEHRDYYRDLATGQSPTVLWIGCSDSRVAPERITSAKAGEIFVHRNIGNIVRIGDWNFATILEYAVKHLKVSDIVVCGHSDCGAIKALASDKESNEAYIPLWLSNAAVARATVETKMPKPTKAEDLRAWHRMIEEENVKLQLENLRTYPIVREAEKEGKVTVHGLYFDLETGKLDQIA from the coding sequence ATGATTGACAGGTTTCTTGAAGGCAATAAGACATTCATCGAGGGCGAGTTCACCGAACACCGCGACTACTATCGCGACCTCGCCACAGGACAGAGCCCCACTGTCCTCTGGATAGGCTGTTCGGATTCGAGAGTCGCCCCGGAGAGGATCACCAGCGCAAAGGCCGGTGAGATCTTCGTCCACCGCAATATCGGCAACATCGTCAGGATCGGCGACTGGAACTTCGCCACAATCCTGGAGTACGCCGTCAAACACCTGAAGGTCTCCGACATCGTCGTCTGCGGTCACTCCGACTGCGGTGCTATCAAAGCGCTCGCCTCTGACAAAGAATCGAACGAGGCCTACATCCCCCTCTGGCTCTCGAACGCCGCCGTGGCACGAGCCACAGTCGAGACGAAGATGCCAAAGCCGACCAAAGCCGAGGACCTCAGGGCATGGCATAGGATGATCGAGGAAGAGAACGTGAAACTCCAGCTTGAAAACCTCCGGACCTACCCGATCGTGAGGGAGGCGGAGAAAGAAGGAAAGGTTACGGTCCACGGTCTGTACTTCGACCTTGAGACCGGAAAGCTGGATCAGATCGCCTGA
- the carB gene encoding carbamoyl-phosphate synthase large subunit, with protein MPKNPKIKKALIIGSGPIQIGQAAEFDFSGSQACRALREEGVEVVLVNSNPATIQTDPEMAERVYIEPLKAEIIAKIIKKEKPDGILSGMGGQTGLNLTAELAEIGALDGVEILGTPLEAIYHGEDREKFKELMNEIGEPVPKSMILEHIEDLDAALAEVGLPAIIRPAYTLGGAGGGIAHTPEELRRIVEVGLTRSRIHQVLIEESVMGWKEIEFEVMRDATDTCIIICGMENVDPMGVHTGESVVVAPILTLRDDEFQMMRSAAIKIIRALDVQGGCNIQFAFKDGDYRVIEVNPRVSRSSALASKATGYPIARVAAKIAIGLHLDEILNSVTGMTPASFEPAIDYVVVKVPRWPFDKFKTADRTLTTAMKSTGEVMAIGRTVEEAFKKGLRSLDTDVREHTNQNEIRMILTSPTDERFACLFDAFKQGMTVDEIAAMTKITPFFLEKIEHLVRTEKKLKENFEEGDIRTAKRLGFSNTEIAELTGLPVDEVEKKAGRPTYKMVDTCAAEFPAKTPYLYSTWEDENENLHDTRRKVLILGSGPIRIGQGIEFDYCTVHAVQAVRDEGIAVHIVNNNPETVSTDFDTSDRLFFEPMQLEDVVNVLVNDDYDGVMVQFGGQNSVNLAIPLEQEIKKRGLKTKIFGTSPDAMDMAEDRDRFSVLLDRLGIPSAPNASAHSETEARKIARDIGYPVLVRPSYVLGGRAMEIVHDEVELDGYMKEAVRVSRQHPVLIDRFLQDAYELDVDAVCDGDEVLIGGVMEHIEEAGVHSGDSACVIPTQSLSQSVIDRVKDYTRRIALEMGVVGLINIQLAVKDDTVYVLEANPRASRTVPFVSKATGLPLARIAAKVMMGRKLCDLGYQERTISHVAVKEVLLPFNKLPGVDTVLGPEMKSTGEVMGIDYDFGRAYYKACLAADNDLPLRGNVFISVPDDQKEAIVPIAKKLSDLGLVLYGTGGTAEYLIQSGVDVKMVRKVQEGSPNVIDMMRKGEISLIINTPADKQSRQDHYAIMRVAVDYSVPYITTLSAAEAAARAIEVMKHEEITIEPLNHYLGKV; from the coding sequence ATGCCGAAGAATCCGAAGATTAAAAAGGCCCTGATCATCGGGTCGGGGCCCATCCAGATCGGACAGGCCGCCGAGTTCGACTTCTCGGGCTCGCAGGCCTGCCGCGCCCTGCGCGAAGAGGGCGTCGAGGTGGTCCTTGTCAACTCCAACCCCGCGACGATCCAGACAGACCCCGAAATGGCGGAGCGGGTCTACATCGAACCCCTCAAGGCCGAGATCATTGCAAAGATCATCAAGAAGGAGAAGCCCGACGGGATCCTCTCGGGCATGGGCGGCCAGACAGGCCTCAACCTCACCGCCGAACTCGCCGAGATCGGCGCACTCGACGGCGTCGAGATCCTGGGCACCCCCCTCGAGGCGATCTACCACGGTGAGGACAGGGAGAAGTTCAAGGAACTGATGAACGAGATCGGGGAACCCGTCCCGAAGAGCATGATCCTCGAACACATCGAGGACCTGGACGCGGCCCTGGCCGAGGTCGGCCTCCCCGCGATCATCAGGCCGGCCTACACCCTCGGCGGCGCAGGCGGCGGCATCGCCCACACCCCCGAAGAACTCCGGCGGATCGTGGAAGTCGGCCTCACCCGCTCCCGCATCCACCAGGTTCTCATCGAAGAGTCGGTGATGGGCTGGAAGGAGATCGAGTTCGAGGTGATGCGCGACGCCACCGACACCTGCATCATCATCTGCGGAATGGAGAACGTCGACCCCATGGGCGTCCACACCGGCGAGTCCGTCGTCGTGGCCCCGATCCTCACCCTGCGCGACGACGAGTTCCAGATGATGCGCTCCGCGGCGATCAAGATCATCAGGGCCCTCGACGTGCAGGGCGGCTGCAACATCCAGTTCGCGTTCAAGGACGGTGACTACCGTGTCATCGAGGTCAACCCGCGTGTCTCCCGCTCCTCGGCCCTCGCCTCCAAGGCGACAGGCTATCCGATCGCGCGGGTCGCGGCGAAGATCGCCATCGGCCTGCACCTCGACGAGATCCTGAACTCGGTCACCGGCATGACCCCGGCCTCCTTCGAGCCCGCGATCGACTATGTCGTCGTGAAAGTGCCGCGCTGGCCCTTCGACAAGTTCAAGACCGCCGACCGGACGCTCACCACGGCAATGAAGAGCACCGGCGAGGTCATGGCCATCGGCAGGACCGTGGAAGAGGCCTTCAAGAAGGGCCTGCGTTCTCTTGATACCGACGTGCGGGAGCACACCAACCAGAACGAGATCAGGATGATCCTGACAAGCCCGACCGACGAGCGCTTTGCCTGCCTCTTCGACGCCTTCAAGCAGGGCATGACCGTCGACGAGATCGCGGCGATGACGAAGATCACTCCCTTCTTCCTGGAAAAGATTGAGCACCTCGTCAGGACCGAGAAGAAACTGAAGGAGAACTTCGAGGAAGGGGACATCAGGACGGCAAAGAGGCTCGGCTTCTCGAACACAGAGATCGCCGAACTCACCGGCCTCCCCGTGGACGAGGTCGAGAAGAAGGCCGGCAGGCCCACCTACAAGATGGTCGACACCTGCGCCGCCGAGTTCCCGGCAAAGACGCCGTACCTCTACTCCACCTGGGAGGACGAGAACGAAAATCTCCACGACACACGCAGGAAGGTGCTCATCCTCGGTTCGGGCCCGATCAGGATCGGACAGGGGATCGAGTTCGACTACTGCACCGTTCACGCGGTCCAGGCAGTCAGGGACGAGGGCATCGCCGTCCATATCGTCAACAATAACCCGGAGACCGTCTCCACCGACTTCGACACCTCGGACAGGCTCTTCTTCGAGCCGATGCAGCTCGAAGACGTCGTCAATGTCCTGGTCAACGACGACTACGACGGCGTGATGGTCCAGTTCGGCGGCCAGAACTCGGTGAACCTGGCCATCCCCCTTGAACAGGAGATCAAAAAGCGCGGCCTCAAGACGAAGATCTTTGGCACTTCTCCTGATGCAATGGACATGGCCGAGGACCGCGACCGGTTCAGCGTCCTCCTCGACCGTCTCGGCATCCCCTCGGCGCCGAACGCCTCCGCACATTCGGAGACCGAAGCACGGAAAATTGCACGGGATATCGGATACCCGGTCCTCGTCCGCCCGAGTTACGTCCTCGGCGGCAGGGCGATGGAGATCGTCCACGACGAAGTCGAACTCGACGGGTACATGAAGGAGGCTGTCAGGGTCTCCAGGCAGCACCCGGTGCTCATCGACCGCTTCCTCCAGGACGCCTATGAACTCGACGTGGACGCGGTCTGTGACGGCGATGAGGTGCTCATCGGCGGCGTGATGGAGCATATCGAGGAGGCTGGCGTCCACTCGGGCGACTCGGCCTGCGTCATCCCGACGCAGTCCCTCTCGCAGTCGGTGATCGACCGCGTGAAAGACTACACCCGACGGATCGCCCTGGAAATGGGAGTCGTCGGCTTGATCAACATCCAGCTTGCGGTGAAGGACGACACCGTCTATGTGCTGGAGGCGAACCCGCGGGCAAGCAGGACCGTGCCCTTCGTCTCGAAAGCGACAGGCCTGCCACTTGCCAGGATAGCCGCGAAGGTGATGATGGGCAGGAAGCTCTGCGACCTCGGCTACCAGGAGAGGACGATCTCCCACGTTGCCGTCAAGGAGGTGCTCCTCCCCTTCAACAAACTTCCGGGCGTCGACACCGTCCTCGGCCCTGAGATGAAGAGCACCGGCGAGGTCATGGGCATCGACTACGACTTCGGCCGGGCCTACTACAAGGCCTGCCTGGCCGCGGACAACGACCTGCCCCTCAGGGGCAATGTCTTCATCTCGGTGCCCGACGACCAGAAAGAGGCGATCGTCCCGATCGCGAAGAAGCTCTCCGACCTCGGGCTCGTCCTCTACGGCACCGGCGGCACGGCCGAGTACCTCATCCAGTCGGGCGTCGACGTGAAGATGGTCAGGAAGGTCCAGGAAGGGTCGCCCAATGTCATCGACATGATGCGAAAAGGGGAGATCAGCCTGATCATCAACACCCCGGCAGACAAGCAGTCTCGCCAGGACCACTACGCGATCATGCGGGTGGCGGTGGACTACTCTGTGCCCTATATCACCACCCTCTCCGCGGCCGAGGCGGCGGCACGGGCGATCGAGGTGATGAAGCACGAGGAGATCACCATCGAGCCCCTGAACCACTACCTGGGGAAGGTATAA